TCGATTTTCAGGAGGATTTTAATTTTCCCTCTCTGAAAATTTGTTTTTAGTGCAGCGAAAAATAATTTTGACCTGTAACTCTAAAAACATTCATATGAAGAAAACATTACTTTTTATTGCAGGTATAAGCATTCTGCTGTGTTCAATTTCATTACTAAGAGCCCAGACAAACATTTTTGAAGAAACATTTGAATCTGTCACACCGAATGATATTCCTGCAGGATGGATAAGAGAAAACCGGGATAATGATATGTTGACATGGGTAGTTGAAGATGGGGCTTCAGAGACAGATCCGATCGGCTACTCAGGTAAAGTTGTCCTTGTAGCATCAACAGCAGATTCTTCAGATAATCTTTTGGGAACATCAGCCATTAATTTGCCAGGGGGGAATTCTTATACACTATCATTCAAAATAGGAACATTCACTGTATCGGGGCTTTATAACGCTGATAATCATTATGCAGTCTATGTTTTGCCTGAGAATAGTTCTTTTACAGGAACAGAAACACCTGTTCTTGAAGAGGATATTACAATAGGAGATATAGCGGTTACCAAAACAGTTGATCTTTCAGGATATGCAGGCCAGAATGTTAAAATTTATTTCAGACAATTTATAAATAGCCAGGGAACACGTGCTTTATTGCTGGATACGGTTAAAGTTTTGCAAGGGGTACTAGGGGTTTCTGAAGCTGCTTTTTCTTCACAGTTAGGTATTTATCCAAATCCTACGTCTGATTATATCTATATAAAATCCAAGTCGCTAATCAATAAAGTAAAAGTATTTGATATGAATGGAAAAGCATTACCTGTTAATTCTGATGAACATAAAATAGATGTAAGAATGTTGTTGCCGGGTGCTTATATTGTGAATATAGAATCCGGAGGAAGGAAATCTTCCCATAAATTTGTTAAAAAATAAACATTATTGTACCGTTTTGTTTAAATATGCCTTCTCTTTTTGGGGAAGGTATATTTTTTTATTCACTGAATATTTCTTTGAAAAAAGTTTTTGTGAAAAATTTTCAGTCTGAATTTAATTAGAATAAGAATAAAATAGGGTTCATAAACTGTTAGATCCATTGAATATAAAAGGTTTGGTTTTTATTTGATGTTAAGTTATTTCACTATTCAAGGAAAGTTTATATTTTTATTCCAAACTTGAAAACTAATGAAAAAAATTTACTCAATCGCGTGCTCGCTGCTAGCATTGCTTTCCTTTGCCCAGCAAACGGTTTCTTTTGAAGAGAACGAAGGGTTTACGGCTGGAAATATTCACGGTCAAGGAGCTTGGATTAGTACTCCTACAGGTGGGATCCCTGAAAATGTAATTCATCAAACCATCAGTACAGATGCTGCCAGTGATGGAAATAGTGCTCTGAAGATTGTCAAGGAATCTGTTTATGGAGTCCAGTCGGAACCCATTATTGGTGGATTTTACAATTTGGCGACACCACTTACCAGTAATCACTTTTCCGTTTCATTTGATATTAATATGTCCCAATTCAACGGTTCTGTGTTTGGATTTCAGGGATTTAATACCATTAATGAAAAAGCTGTTATAAGATTGGATTTTGATAACACAGGAATCATAAAGATTTGGAACAAAGATCCCAATATACAGGATATGGTTTCTACAGCGGCAATTTGGTCTCCTAATACATGGTACAGATTGAAGGTGCTAGGTACTGCCACAAATACCCAATATTATCTTAATGACATCCTCGTCTACACAGAAACAGCAGCTACTCCT
This is a stretch of genomic DNA from Chryseobacterium tructae. It encodes these proteins:
- a CDS encoding T9SS-dependent choice-of-anchor J family protein; its protein translation is MKKTLLFIAGISILLCSISLLRAQTNIFEETFESVTPNDIPAGWIRENRDNDMLTWVVEDGASETDPIGYSGKVVLVASTADSSDNLLGTSAINLPGGNSYTLSFKIGTFTVSGLYNADNHYAVYVLPENSSFTGTETPVLEEDITIGDIAVTKTVDLSGYAGQNVKIYFRQFINSQGTRALLLDTVKVLQGVLGVSEAAFSSQLGIYPNPTSDYIYIKSKSLINKVKVFDMNGKALPVNSDEHKIDVRMLLPGAYIVNIESGGRKSSHKFVKK
- a CDS encoding T9SS type A sorting domain-containing protein, yielding MKKIYSIACSLLALLSFAQQTVSFEENEGFTAGNIHGQGAWISTPTGGIPENVIHQTISTDAASDGNSALKIVKESVYGVQSEPIIGGFYNLATPLTSNHFSVSFDINMSQFNGSVFGFQGFNTINEKAVIRLDFDNTGIIKIWNKDPNIQDMVSTAAIWSPNTWYRLKVLGTATNTQYYLNDILVYTETAATPLTMDQLRFVHNNDLGIAYIDNIKINEELILSAKETKANSKVVAVYPNPVTDYLHLILQSKINKTEIFDSEGKVFNIVFKDNIADVRNLPPGIYLIKIISTNEIYYSKFIKK